The following coding sequences lie in one Sedimentibacter sp. MB35-C1 genomic window:
- a CDS encoding branched-chain amino acid transaminase, whose amino-acid sequence MMSNNRLIWLNGKIVPLGEATVNVLAPTSQFGANVFEGIRCYWNEEDKQLYAFKLDEHFKRLKNSIKMFRMEDKYTVEELKKGFIDVVTANNYREDIAVRQTVFIDGFGSWMAKGPINMFIAPIAKSRNDFNNNSGIKCCISSWERISDKNLSPKVKAGANYINSRMAQMEAIENGYDSAIFLNNQGKVSESPGSCLFIVRDGKLITPPVTASILESITRDTIIQLARNELNVEVIEREIDRTELYICDEVFLCGSAMEITPVVNVDGIQVSNGNQGNITKRIHQTYIEIVIGKREEYRKWLTAIYA is encoded by the coding sequence ATAATGAGTAATAATCGTTTGATTTGGTTAAATGGTAAGATTGTCCCACTTGGCGAAGCGACAGTAAATGTTCTGGCACCAACATCACAATTTGGAGCTAATGTATTTGAAGGTATTAGATGTTATTGGAATGAAGAAGACAAACAACTTTATGCATTTAAGTTAGACGAGCATTTCAAACGTTTAAAAAATTCGATAAAAATGTTTCGCATGGAAGATAAATATACTGTTGAAGAGTTGAAAAAAGGATTTATTGATGTGGTGACAGCTAATAATTACAGGGAAGATATTGCCGTCAGACAAACTGTATTTATTGATGGTTTTGGATCATGGATGGCTAAAGGCCCTATTAACATGTTTATTGCTCCTATAGCTAAATCAAGAAATGATTTTAATAATAATAGTGGAATAAAGTGTTGTATTAGCTCTTGGGAGAGAATTAGCGATAAAAATCTTTCGCCAAAAGTCAAAGCAGGTGCAAATTACATTAATAGTCGTATGGCTCAAATGGAAGCAATAGAAAACGGATATGATTCAGCTATTTTCCTAAATAATCAAGGAAAGGTTTCCGAAAGTCCTGGATCATGTCTGTTCATAGTAAGAGATGGTAAACTTATAACACCACCTGTTACAGCGTCAATACTAGAAAGTATAACTAGAGATACAATTATTCAATTAGCAAGAAATGAGTTGAATGTTGAGGTTATTGAAAGAGAAATTGACAGAACAGAGTTATATATATGTGATGAAGTCTTTTTATGTGGTTCAGCAATGGAAATTACACCTGTAGTAAATGTCGATGGAATTCAAGTTTCAAATGGTAACCAAGGCAATATAACCAAGAGAATCCATCAAACTTATATCGAAATAGTGATTGGTAAAAGAGAAGAATACAGAAAATGGTTAACCGCAATATATGCATAA
- a CDS encoding sugar transferase: MIKEEGDSTMYKVSKRIFDILLSVVMLILVAPIMFITALVVKLDSSGPVLFKQQRVGKNGKDFTILKFRTMVINAEKMGTGLDSFANDSRVTKVGKILRNTSLDELPQLFNILKGDMSFIGPRPPVVYHPYKYEDYPPVPKRRFEVKPGVTGYAQINGRNELSWDEKFKFDLFYIENRSFWLDLKIFVLTIFKVLKMEGSYDVEQNKKSENVD; this comes from the coding sequence TTGATAAAAGAAGAAGGAGATTCAACAATGTATAAGGTATCTAAACGAATTTTCGATATTTTGCTGAGTGTAGTGATGCTAATTCTTGTAGCTCCGATAATGTTTATTACAGCATTAGTTGTAAAGCTAGACTCATCAGGTCCAGTTCTCTTTAAGCAGCAGCGAGTAGGAAAGAATGGAAAAGACTTCACTATACTTAAATTTAGAACTATGGTTATAAATGCTGAGAAAATGGGAACAGGATTAGATTCATTTGCAAACGACAGTAGAGTTACAAAAGTAGGTAAAATTTTAAGGAATACAAGTTTGGATGAGTTACCACAGTTATTTAATATATTAAAAGGAGATATGAGTTTTATAGGACCGAGACCACCAGTAGTTTACCACCCTTACAAATATGAAGATTATCCACCCGTACCTAAAAGAAGATTTGAAGTTAAACCTGGTGTGACAGGATACGCTCAGATAAACGGTAGAAATGAATTGTCTTGGGACGAAAAGTTTAAATTTGATTTGTTTTATATAGAGAATAGGAGCTTTTGGCTTGATTTAAAAATATTTGTATTGACTATTTTTAAAGTTCTAAAAATGGAAGGTAGTTATGATGTGGAGCAGAATAAGAAGAGTGAAAATGTAGATTAA